In one window of Haloimpatiens sp. FM7315 DNA:
- a CDS encoding exonuclease domain-containing protein, translated as MNFVIFDMEFNNYNRELFDRSKSSDINAQCPNEIIEIGAMKLDKDLNVIDNLKLYIKPVIYRHINPVVAGMTGITEEQLNKGVDFCTAIEKFRIFSGENMIICSWAKDDIIELIRNANFHKYKNLSWIDKYIDIQDYCTKALGEKNCLSLKRALSKLNIDFNEEELHDALYDTEFTVEVFKKIYHMRDLKEYIVENIHAMPAITVTNASEVHIEEECIKLHCPKCRKK; from the coding sequence ATGAATTTTGTTATTTTTGACATGGAATTCAATAATTATAACAGGGAATTATTTGATAGAAGTAAGAGTTCGGATATAAATGCACAATGCCCTAATGAAATAATAGAAATTGGAGCTATGAAACTGGACAAAGATTTAAATGTGATAGATAATTTGAAGCTCTATATAAAACCTGTGATATATAGACACATAAATCCTGTTGTAGCTGGGATGACAGGTATTACCGAGGAACAGTTAAATAAGGGAGTAGATTTTTGTACTGCTATAGAAAAATTTAGAATATTTTCAGGAGAAAATATGATTATCTGTTCTTGGGCAAAAGATGATATTATAGAACTTATTAGAAATGCGAATTTTCATAAGTATAAAAATTTATCATGGATTGATAAATACATAGATATACAAGACTATTGTACCAAAGCTTTAGGTGAGAAGAATTGCCTTTCATTAAAAAGAGCATTGAGTAAATTAAACATAGATTTTAATGAGGAAGAGCTACATGATGCATTGTATGATACAGAGTTTACCGTTGAGGTTTTTAAAAAAATATATCATATGAGAGATTTAAAGGAGTATATAGTAGAAAATATACATGCAATGCCAGCTATTACAGTAACAAATGCATCAGAAGTTCACATAGAAGAAGAATGCATAAAATTGCACTGCCCAAAATGTAGAAAAAAGTAA
- a CDS encoding HAD family hydrolase has protein sequence MIELIASDLDGTLVNDNGIICPKVYELIPNLHKMGIRFAAASGRFYSQLDQNFNKVKDDMIFIAHNGAIIKYNKKGKTIYENAIDKQDIDSVVSLNRRFGEEFFLAGEENAYVVNPSKSLLEIFKNMNIPYIVLDSFDKVKDSIYKMTYYVSEGIKPHIVKELKKNLNSNIECVVSGDCWIDIMNKGVNKGQAIKMLQKIFEINGNDTMVFGDNYNDLDMFKAAKYSYAMENACEEVKSKANYIAESNNDDGVYKVIKNYITSLKR, from the coding sequence ATGATAGAGCTTATAGCTTCAGATTTAGATGGAACACTAGTAAATGACAATGGAATAATATGCCCAAAAGTATATGAGTTAATACCTAATTTGCACAAAATGGGAATAAGGTTTGCGGCAGCTAGTGGTAGATTTTATTCTCAGCTTGATCAAAACTTTAATAAAGTAAAGGATGATATGATTTTTATAGCTCACAATGGAGCTATAATAAAGTACAATAAAAAGGGAAAAACAATATACGAAAATGCCATAGATAAACAAGATATAGATAGCGTAGTTAGTTTAAATAGAAGATTTGGTGAAGAATTCTTTTTAGCTGGAGAGGAAAATGCTTATGTAGTAAATCCTTCTAAATCTCTTCTCGAAATATTTAAAAATATGAATATACCATATATTGTGCTTGATTCCTTTGATAAAGTTAAAGATTCTATATATAAAATGACATATTATGTATCAGAGGGAATAAAACCTCATATAGTTAAAGAGTTGAAAAAGAATTTAAACTCCAATATTGAATGTGTAGTTTCTGGAGATTGTTGGATAGATATTATGAATAAAGGTGTAAATAAGGGACAAGCAATAAAGATGCTTCAGAAGATATTCGAAATTAATGGAAATGATACTATGGTTTTCGGAGACAATTATAATGACTTAGATATGTTTAAGGCTGCTAAGTATAGTTATGCTATGGAAAATGCTTGTGAAGAAGTGAAGAGTAAAGCTAATTATATTGCAGAGAGCAATAATGACGATGGAGTATATAAAGTAATTAAAAATTATATTACTTCCCTTAAGCGTTAG
- the aspS gene encoding aspartate--tRNA(Asn) ligase, whose protein sequence is MQRTLIKNLEMNLGNEVCVKGWVHRIRKLSKVTFLVLRDRTGLIQCVLDNNNFQIEVKLESVICILGRVVESNNKIRKVELQGSSIQIISEVKEELPIEINTKEINANLDTILDHRVLSLRQEKINAIFSVQGIIAEGFREFLLKKDFTEIYTPKIVSEGAEGGTAIFKLKYFNKDVFLAQSPQFYKQMMVGAGYERVFEIAHVYRAEEHNTNRHLNEYVSMDLEIGFIKDEEEIVELETKILSHIMNKLKLESKDLILNLDIKLPNIKENIPRISFTKAIDILEKEYGKKCNEGDLDPESEKLICKYAEEKLGSEFLFIMDYPRKKRPMYTMPKGKDFTHSFDLLFRGLEITTGGQRIHDYNMLKENMIYKGLNPEDFKTYMDTFRYGMPPHGGLAIGLERLTMKILGLSNVREASLFPRDRTRILP, encoded by the coding sequence ATGCAGCGAACATTAATTAAAAATCTAGAAATGAATTTAGGTAATGAGGTATGTGTTAAAGGATGGGTTCATAGGATTAGAAAACTAAGTAAGGTAACTTTCCTAGTACTTAGGGATAGAACAGGATTAATTCAATGTGTTTTAGATAATAATAACTTTCAAATTGAAGTTAAGTTAGAATCAGTTATATGTATTTTGGGTAGGGTTGTAGAAAGTAATAATAAAATAAGAAAGGTTGAGCTTCAAGGGAGTTCTATTCAAATTATTTCAGAGGTAAAAGAAGAACTGCCAATTGAAATAAATACTAAAGAAATTAATGCTAATTTGGATACAATATTAGACCATAGAGTTTTAAGCTTAAGGCAAGAAAAGATTAATGCTATATTTAGTGTTCAAGGGATTATTGCTGAAGGCTTTAGAGAGTTTTTACTAAAGAAAGATTTTACGGAAATATATACACCTAAAATTGTATCTGAGGGAGCTGAAGGTGGAACAGCTATTTTTAAATTAAAATATTTTAATAAAGATGTATTTTTGGCTCAAAGTCCTCAGTTTTATAAGCAAATGATGGTCGGTGCTGGTTATGAAAGAGTTTTTGAAATAGCTCATGTATATAGGGCTGAAGAGCATAATACTAATAGACATTTAAATGAATATGTGAGTATGGATTTAGAAATTGGTTTTATAAAAGACGAAGAAGAAATAGTGGAATTAGAAACTAAAATTTTAAGTCATATTATGAATAAATTAAAACTAGAATCTAAGGATTTGATTCTAAATTTGGATATTAAATTGCCTAATATTAAAGAAAACATACCAAGAATTTCTTTTACAAAAGCAATTGATATATTAGAAAAAGAGTATGGTAAAAAATGCAATGAAGGGGATTTAGATCCAGAATCTGAAAAACTTATATGCAAATATGCAGAGGAAAAATTGGGGTCAGAGTTTTTATTTATAATGGATTATCCAAGAAAAAAACGACCAATGTATACTATGCCTAAAGGTAAAGATTTTACCCATTCATTTGACTTATTATTTAGAGGACTTGAGATTACAACAGGTGGACAGAGAATTCATGATTATAATATGCTAAAGGAAAATATGATATATAAGGGCTTAAATCCAGAAGATTTTAAAACTTATATGGATACCTTTAGATATGGGATGCCTCCTCATGGTGGACTTGCAATAGGACTTGAAAGACTTACAATGAAAATTTTAGGACTTAGTAATGTAAGGGAGGCTTCTTTATTTCCTAGAGATAGAACAAGAATTCTTCCCTAA